A window of the Flavobacterium sangjuense genome harbors these coding sequences:
- a CDS encoding outer membrane protein assembly factor BamB family protein, with translation MKKSILVMMVLSLAVTLPATAQFGKLLGKGKGAGKKSGSFATVWESEFDNKASRLALCDGNGQFIIGTDDNSASVIDESGKTIWSGDYKKLTTNKTNNSEYQYTIWKEKGGYLFLFDARKLGTDRVAVLDLESGRELWNSELYQDLIPKGGAKKEEGTDDGELETVKYIYELDSFLISQRNSVILVKANTGEKVWETNRFKGGVGKYIYDAKRNEIIMVNFKPTALGALFSGFKNQLVRINAVNGDILWDATFTGTIEKELVTRRAIIDLWIKGDKIFMYLDGMNVYDYNTGQKLWSATYENDMGGANGGLFSGGRRSKIYRTLADPLFTEDAVYLVMLGTRDRTKYVEKHDLASGKLLWASEKITGAFCMPNIYKTGDKIMVQVGGKVQVQEYRLEETSNGLSAGMALGGFGGGTMKQWVPYIYWDYKAQKNSVLALDDKTGTTAWRSEKFDKRITDLIIDNDKTVFVGDGDEFYGYDIASGNQLFDVKHNDAKVGKASDVIDFGDRVVVLSEKGLAAYNKKDGTRAYASDKIKGVDYFYHIGDNYFLRDQRNSKNIIYGIDMANGDTKGSVQSKGKGGSPKYGSGIDITDDGEYIFAFKGKKVEKIKVNN, from the coding sequence ATGAAAAAAAGTATTTTAGTAATGATGGTGCTAAGTTTAGCAGTCACATTACCAGCAACTGCCCAGTTTGGGAAGTTATTAGGCAAAGGCAAAGGTGCCGGAAAAAAATCGGGAAGTTTTGCCACCGTTTGGGAATCAGAGTTTGACAACAAAGCTTCACGATTGGCTTTGTGTGACGGAAACGGACAATTTATTATTGGTACCGACGACAATTCAGCAAGCGTAATAGATGAAAGCGGGAAAACAATTTGGAGTGGTGATTATAAAAAACTGACGACCAATAAAACCAATAATTCTGAATACCAATACACTATTTGGAAAGAAAAAGGAGGTTATTTATTTTTGTTTGATGCCCGAAAATTAGGAACCGACAGAGTTGCCGTTTTGGATTTGGAATCCGGAAGAGAATTATGGAATTCGGAATTATACCAAGATCTTATTCCAAAAGGCGGTGCAAAAAAAGAGGAAGGTACGGATGACGGTGAATTGGAAACCGTGAAATACATCTATGAACTGGATTCGTTTTTAATTTCTCAAAGAAATTCGGTGATTTTAGTGAAAGCCAATACGGGAGAGAAAGTTTGGGAAACCAATCGTTTTAAAGGTGGTGTTGGGAAATATATTTATGATGCCAAAAGGAATGAAATCATCATGGTGAATTTCAAGCCGACTGCTTTGGGAGCATTATTTTCAGGATTCAAAAACCAATTGGTTCGAATTAATGCGGTTAATGGTGACATTCTTTGGGATGCAACATTTACAGGAACTATCGAAAAAGAATTGGTTACCCGAAGAGCAATTATTGATTTGTGGATAAAAGGGGATAAAATTTTCATGTATTTGGATGGAATGAATGTGTATGATTACAACACTGGACAAAAATTATGGAGCGCAACTTATGAAAATGATATGGGCGGAGCCAATGGTGGTTTATTCAGCGGTGGAAGACGTTCAAAAATATACAGAACATTAGCTGATCCTTTGTTTACTGAAGATGCGGTTTATTTGGTTATGTTGGGAACAAGAGACAGAACTAAATATGTAGAAAAACATGATTTGGCTTCGGGGAAATTACTTTGGGCTTCAGAAAAAATAACAGGTGCTTTTTGTATGCCAAACATCTATAAAACCGGAGACAAAATCATGGTACAGGTTGGCGGAAAAGTGCAAGTACAGGAATATAGATTAGAAGAAACCTCAAATGGATTATCTGCAGGAATGGCTCTGGGCGGTTTTGGTGGAGGAACTATGAAGCAATGGGTTCCTTATATTTATTGGGATTATAAAGCACAAAAAAATAGTGTATTAGCATTGGATGACAAAACAGGAACAACAGCCTGGCGTTCTGAAAAATTCGACAAAAGAATTACCGATTTAATTATTGATAATGATAAAACGGTTTTTGTTGGTGATGGAGACGAATTCTATGGTTATGACATTGCTTCAGGAAATCAATTGTTTGATGTAAAACACAACGATGCTAAAGTAGGTAAAGCCAGTGATGTTATCGATTTTGGAGACAGAGTAGTGGTACTTTCAGAAAAAGGTTTGGCTGCCTATAACAAAAAAGATGGTACTCGTGCTTATGCTTCTGATAAAATAAAAGGAGTAGATTATTTCTATCATATCGGCGATAATTATTTCCTGAGAGATCAAAGAAACAGTAAAAACATTATCTACGGAATTGATATGGCCAATGGTGATACCAAAGGTTCTGTTCAATCCAAAGGAAAAGGCGGTAGTCCAAAATATGGCTCCGGAATCGACATTACCGATGATGGTGAATATATCTTTGCTTTCAAAGGTAAAAAAGTAGAGAAAATAAAAGTAAATAATTAG
- the paaA gene encoding 1,2-phenylacetyl-CoA epoxidase subunit PaaA → MSELEIKSLEEQFDARIARDEKIEPKDWMPEKYRQTHIRQISQHAHSEIVGMLPEGNWITRAPSLRRKVALLAKIQDEAGHGLYLYSACETLGISREELYEQLHSGKAKYSSIFNYPTLTWADMGAIGWLVDGAAIINQVPLCATSFGPYARAMVRVCKEESFHQRQGFQIMMTLAEGTPEQKAMAQDALNRWWFPSLMMLGPTDDASVHTEQSMKWKLKRKTNDELRQQFVDQTVPQADMIGLTIPDPTLKWNAETKHYEFGELDWDEFWQVVKGHGPCNKIRIDARKKAWSNGEWVRDAAMAYAEKQANKEVKQAI, encoded by the coding sequence ATGTCAGAATTAGAAATTAAAAGTTTAGAAGAGCAATTCGATGCACGCATTGCCCGCGACGAAAAAATAGAGCCCAAAGACTGGATGCCCGAAAAATACCGTCAGACACACATTCGCCAGATTTCGCAACACGCGCATTCCGAAATTGTAGGCATGTTGCCCGAAGGCAACTGGATAACGCGTGCTCCGTCGTTAAGAAGAAAAGTAGCTTTATTGGCTAAAATTCAGGACGAAGCCGGTCACGGTTTGTATCTATACAGTGCCTGCGAAACCTTAGGGATTTCCCGCGAAGAATTGTATGAACAACTGCATTCTGGCAAAGCCAAATATTCCAGTATATTCAATTACCCAACCTTAACATGGGCTGATATGGGCGCCATCGGTTGGCTGGTTGATGGTGCTGCAATTATAAATCAGGTGCCATTGTGTGCAACTTCATTCGGCCCATATGCTCGCGCCATGGTTCGTGTGTGCAAAGAAGAAAGTTTTCACCAGCGTCAGGGTTTTCAAATTATGATGACTTTGGCTGAAGGTACTCCGGAACAAAAAGCGATGGCACAAGATGCATTGAATCGTTGGTGGTTTCCATCGTTAATGATGTTGGGACCAACAGACGATGCTTCTGTTCACACAGAGCAATCAATGAAATGGAAACTAAAAAGAAAAACCAATGACGAACTACGTCAGCAGTTTGTAGATCAAACCGTGCCACAAGCTGATATGATTGGTTTAACCATTCCGGATCCGACATTAAAATGGAACGCAGAAACCAAACATTACGAATTCGGAGAATTGGATTGGGATGAGTTTTGGCAGGTTGTAAAAGGCCACGGGCCATGCAACAAAATCAGAATTGATGCCCGTAAAAAAGCATGGAGTAATGGTGAATGGGTTCGTGATGCCGCAATGGCTTACGCCGAAAAACAAGCCAACAAAGAAGTAAAACAAGCAATATAA
- the paaE gene encoding 1,2-phenylacetyl-CoA epoxidase subunit PaaE yields the protein MAKFHSIKVADIYKTTKDCSVITFDIPVDLKEEFQFTQGQHLTVRANINGKDERRSYSLCSSPMENKWQVAVKKISDGVFSTFVNDTLKKGDSLDLIAPHGAFHTPVNQKQSKNYIAFAAGSGITPILSIIKTHLAAEPNSTFKLFYLNRTVKSIIFKEEIEQLKNKYFGRFEIFHFLTKEHRSIELLNGRFTKEKLQILTDKIIDIPSTDDCFICGPEQMIYLLRDELTAAGLPAEKIHFELFNTGTSEEDKKRISKIVEKKVEGTEVTIIDGGKEFHFIMDEAYDNILDSAIAAGADLPFACKGGVCSTCRCKIVEGTAEMKVNYALDATEVAKNYTLSCQAVPTSKKIVVDFGG from the coding sequence ATGGCAAAATTTCATAGCATTAAAGTCGCAGATATTTATAAAACAACCAAAGATTGTTCGGTGATTACCTTTGATATTCCGGTCGATTTGAAAGAAGAATTCCAATTCACACAAGGACAACATTTAACAGTAAGAGCAAACATCAATGGTAAAGATGAAAGACGTTCATATTCGTTATGTTCCAGCCCAATGGAAAACAAATGGCAGGTTGCGGTTAAAAAAATCAGTGATGGTGTTTTTTCTACTTTTGTAAATGATACTTTGAAAAAAGGGGATTCGCTCGATTTAATTGCGCCTCACGGAGCTTTCCACACACCTGTGAATCAGAAGCAATCCAAAAACTATATCGCCTTTGCCGCCGGTAGCGGAATAACGCCAATATTGTCCATCATCAAAACACATTTGGCAGCAGAGCCTAACAGCACTTTTAAATTGTTTTATCTCAATCGAACCGTAAAATCAATTATCTTTAAAGAGGAAATTGAGCAACTCAAAAATAAATATTTCGGGCGTTTTGAAATCTTTCATTTCTTAACCAAAGAACACCGAAGCATCGAACTTTTGAACGGCAGGTTTACCAAAGAAAAACTCCAAATCCTAACTGATAAAATTATCGACATTCCTTCCACAGACGATTGTTTCATCTGCGGTCCGGAACAAATGATTTACCTCTTGCGCGATGAATTAACCGCAGCAGGATTACCAGCGGAAAAAATACATTTCGAACTGTTCAACACCGGAACATCAGAAGAAGATAAAAAACGAATAAGCAAAATAGTTGAGAAAAAAGTAGAAGGAACCGAAGTCACCATCATCGATGGCGGAAAAGAATTCCACTTCATTATGGATGAAGCCTATGACAACATTCTCGACAGCGCCATCGCCGCCGGAGCCGATTTACCATTCGCCTGCAAAGGTGGAGTTTGCAGCACTTGTCGATGCAAAATCGTAGAAGGTACCGCCGAAATGAAAGTGAATTACGCATTAGATGCTACAGAAGTAGCCAAAAATTATACATTAAGTTGCCAGGCCGTACCAACTTCGAAAAAAATTGTGGTCGATTTTGGCGGATAA
- a CDS encoding TetR/AcrR family transcriptional regulator: MKITDRKTEIITVAAQLFKEKGYSAVTMRDIAQAMDIKAASLYNHIKSKQEILVLIVIEIAEEFTNTINEVVSSNETTIKKIERIIQLHIDITLRDANALACLNNDWMHLADAELTYFIKMREDYEENFRTIIKKGIADGEIKNLNLEVIIFSTLSTLRTLYLWYGKKKSPDPKVLKSNMIQVLLNGIVVD; the protein is encoded by the coding sequence ATGAAAATTACCGACAGAAAAACCGAAATCATTACTGTGGCTGCCCAACTTTTCAAAGAGAAAGGATACAGTGCCGTAACCATGCGCGACATTGCACAGGCTATGGATATCAAAGCGGCGAGTTTGTACAATCATATCAAATCCAAACAGGAAATTCTGGTTTTAATCGTTATTGAAATTGCCGAAGAATTCACCAATACCATAAACGAAGTCGTAAGTTCTAACGAAACCACCATCAAAAAAATTGAAAGAATCATCCAATTGCACATCGATATTACCTTGCGCGATGCCAATGCATTGGCGTGTTTAAATAACGATTGGATGCATTTGGCAGACGCCGAATTGACGTATTTCATCAAAATGCGGGAAGATTACGAAGAAAACTTTCGAACAATCATCAAAAAGGGAATCGCCGATGGTGAAATCAAAAACCTCAATCTCGAAGTAATCATTTTCTCCACACTTTCTACATTACGCACACTTTATCTTTGGTACGGAAAGAAAAAAAGCCCCGACCCAAAAGTCCTGAAATCCAATATGATTCAGGTTTTATTAAACGGAATTGTAGTAGATTAA
- a CDS encoding tetratricopeptide repeat-containing sensor histidine kinase: protein MKRVIGLMLFCLLGFNFGFAQNAQELIDNLKKELKNNPDAKRTAVIYSDLTWYYSKIATDSALNYGEKAIRESVKLSDSTLMAQVYSDIGAVYFMKGDFQNSKANYLKAYKIRKLRNDSRGLAKINNNLANIYEKTQHYKEAMSSFLEALHYFESIKDEKNTSITKGNIGLILLKLKNYPKALQYISAVVKYQEKNNFTEELCVSCLNLGNVYLQMNDTLHALNYYNKSVKACTTVGNQKGISSGFNNIATIKTAQKKSKDALALYEKSKEAREALNSNLDKTNFDLNLAKEYIADKKYDKAKSLLLSTKKVYEKEELNDKLQINYNSLIVVCSNLNQPDSVSFYVNKWAIVNEQLLVDNTVKQTAELETKYQTEKKEKLLQKSKAEIATRELEIKNKNTQFLILGLISLALLIIIYLVYRQQKLKNKQQEQEFELKSAISKIETQNKLQEQRLQISRDLHDNIGSQLTFIISSVDNIKYAFEIQNSKLDNKISSISNFAKSTIIELRDTIWAMNSSEISLEDLQTRIHNFIDKAKEAKEEIQFSFHIEDNLKEIKFPSIEGMNIYRTIQEAINNSIKYAEAKSIKIDIKSNNDVLIITIKDDGKGFDVDKIELGNGINNMKKRIYDINGDIEFITNATTGTEIVIKVKG, encoded by the coding sequence ATGAAAAGAGTTATTGGATTAATGCTGTTTTGTCTGCTTGGATTTAATTTTGGTTTTGCTCAAAATGCCCAGGAGTTAATCGACAATTTAAAAAAAGAATTAAAAAATAATCCTGACGCCAAGAGAACTGCAGTTATTTATTCTGATTTAACTTGGTATTACTCAAAAATCGCTACCGATTCGGCGTTGAATTATGGTGAAAAAGCAATTCGGGAATCCGTAAAATTATCGGATTCAACCTTGATGGCTCAAGTTTATAGCGACATTGGTGCTGTATATTTTATGAAAGGAGATTTTCAAAATTCCAAAGCAAATTACCTCAAAGCATATAAAATCAGAAAGCTGAGAAATGACAGCAGAGGTTTGGCCAAAATCAATAATAATTTGGCCAACATCTATGAAAAAACGCAGCACTATAAAGAGGCGATGAGTTCGTTTTTAGAAGCGTTGCATTATTTTGAAAGTATAAAAGACGAGAAAAACACCAGTATTACAAAAGGAAATATCGGGTTAATTCTCCTCAAACTAAAGAACTATCCAAAGGCATTGCAATACATAAGTGCTGTCGTAAAGTATCAGGAAAAAAATAATTTCACCGAAGAGTTGTGTGTTTCCTGCCTGAATCTAGGTAATGTATATCTTCAGATGAATGATACGCTGCATGCTTTAAATTACTACAATAAAAGCGTTAAAGCCTGCACAACAGTTGGCAATCAAAAAGGAATTTCAAGCGGATTTAATAATATAGCTACTATCAAAACTGCTCAGAAAAAATCTAAAGATGCGTTAGCTCTTTATGAGAAATCTAAAGAGGCAAGAGAAGCTTTAAATTCAAATTTAGATAAAACAAATTTTGATTTAAACCTGGCAAAGGAATACATAGCAGACAAAAAATACGATAAGGCAAAAAGTTTATTGCTGTCCACAAAAAAAGTATACGAAAAAGAAGAGCTCAACGATAAATTACAGATAAATTACAATTCATTAATCGTTGTTTGTTCGAATCTGAATCAGCCTGACAGCGTGAGTTTTTATGTCAATAAATGGGCAATCGTAAATGAGCAATTACTCGTTGACAATACGGTTAAACAAACCGCCGAATTGGAAACGAAATACCAAACGGAGAAAAAAGAAAAACTGCTTCAAAAGTCAAAAGCTGAAATCGCCACACGCGAATTAGAAATCAAAAATAAGAATACGCAGTTCCTGATTTTGGGATTGATTTCTTTAGCGTTGCTGATAATAATCTATTTGGTGTATCGCCAACAAAAACTCAAAAACAAGCAACAGGAACAAGAGTTTGAGCTCAAATCGGCTATCAGTAAAATCGAAACCCAAAACAAATTACAGGAGCAACGGCTTCAAATATCAAGAGATTTGCATGATAATATTGGGTCGCAACTAACCTTTATCATTTCGTCAGTCGATAATATTAAATATGCTTTTGAGATACAAAACTCCAAACTGGACAATAAGATTTCGAGCATCAGTAATTTTGCCAAGTCAACCATCATTGAACTTCGGGACACGATTTGGGCAATGAACAGCAGCGAAATTTCACTGGAAGATTTGCAGACAAGAATTCACAACTTTATCGATAAGGCCAAAGAAGCCAAAGAAGAAATCCAGTTTTCGTTTCATATCGAAGACAATTTAAAAGAAATTAAATTTCCTTCAATAGAAGGAATGAACATTTACAGAACGATTCAGGAAGCCATAAACAATAGTATTAAATATGCGGAAGCCAAGAGCATAAAAATTGATATTAAATCTAATAATGATGTTCTGATTATAACAATTAAAGATGACGGGAAAGGATTTGATGTCGATAAAATTGAATTAGGTAACGGTATAAATAATATGAAAAAGAGAATTTATGACATCAACGGTGATATTGAGTTTATCACAAATGCAACAACCGGAACCGAAATCGTAATAAAAGTAAAAGGATAA
- a CDS encoding response regulator, with protein sequence MSVRIAIVDDNVFLQKAVAEKLSFFDDLVLKFTAIDGNEIQHKLEQNKNIDLILMDIEMPNCNGIEATQIIKTKYPQIKIIMLTVFDNDENIFNAIKAGADGYLLKEVNPKELHQGIIETLNGGAAMNPSIALKTLKLLRNPIDFEQKCDDEIKLTAREIEVLEQLSKGLNYNIISDNLFLSPSTVRKHIENIYTKLQVHNKLEAIQKAKSNNLI encoded by the coding sequence ATGTCCGTAAGAATAGCCATAGTAGATGATAACGTTTTTTTGCAAAAAGCAGTAGCCGAAAAGCTGTCTTTTTTTGACGATTTGGTTTTAAAATTCACCGCTATCGATGGCAACGAAATTCAACACAAACTAGAGCAAAATAAAAACATTGATTTAATCCTCATGGATATTGAAATGCCAAATTGTAATGGTATTGAAGCCACACAAATCATCAAAACTAAATATCCGCAAATCAAAATCATCATGCTCACCGTTTTTGATAATGATGAAAATATTTTTAATGCTATAAAAGCTGGTGCCGATGGCTATTTGCTAAAAGAAGTAAATCCAAAAGAGTTGCATCAGGGAATCATAGAAACGCTAAATGGTGGTGCAGCCATGAATCCGTCAATAGCTTTAAAAACATTGAAACTATTGCGTAATCCAATCGATTTTGAGCAAAAATGTGATGATGAAATCAAACTGACCGCAAGAGAAATAGAAGTTCTAGAGCAATTGAGCAAAGGATTGAATTACAATATCATTTCCGATAATCTTTTTTTGTCGCCTTCTACGGTTCGGAAACACATTGAGAATATTTACACCAAACTTCAGGTGCACAACAAACTGGAAGCCATTCAAAAGGCTAAAAGTAATAATCTGATTTAG
- a CDS encoding GSCFA domain-containing protein: MDFTTKVPIAKSNNPINYDSKIVSLGSCFAENMGEKFSYFKFQNETNPFGIIFNPVSIEKLISRAVTNQKFTENDILFHNDLWHCFEVHSELSHPDKEIFLQNLNQILEQTNNQITASTHIIITYGTSWVYRNKAAEKIVANCHKVPQSQFDKEILSVTTIEKSIKNTIDLIQKVNTNCYFIFTVSPVRHIKDGFVENQRSKANLISALHNVVTLSLLKCNYFPSYEILMDELRDYRFYAEDMLHPNQTAIDYIWIRFFENYISEENHATMEEVCSIQKALAHRPFNPNSDSHQKFLSNLNDKIIRLQEKFPHFQF; this comes from the coding sequence ATGGATTTCACTACTAAAGTACCAATAGCTAAATCGAACAATCCGATAAACTATGATTCTAAAATTGTATCATTAGGTTCGTGTTTTGCCGAAAACATGGGCGAGAAGTTTAGCTATTTTAAATTCCAAAATGAGACTAATCCATTTGGGATAATTTTTAATCCGGTTTCTATTGAAAAGCTGATTTCGAGAGCGGTAACGAATCAAAAGTTTACGGAAAACGATATTTTATTCCATAACGATTTGTGGCATTGTTTCGAAGTGCATTCGGAGTTGAGTCATCCGGATAAGGAAATTTTTTTGCAAAATCTGAATCAAATTCTGGAGCAAACGAATAACCAAATAACCGCATCAACACACATCATTATTACCTACGGAACATCCTGGGTTTACCGAAACAAAGCAGCTGAAAAAATTGTAGCCAATTGTCATAAAGTGCCGCAAAGCCAATTTGATAAAGAAATTCTATCGGTTACAACTATCGAGAAGTCTATTAAAAACACTATTGACTTAATTCAAAAAGTCAATACGAATTGCTATTTCATCTTCACGGTTTCACCGGTTCGACATATCAAAGATGGTTTTGTGGAAAACCAACGAAGCAAAGCGAATTTGATTTCTGCTTTGCACAATGTTGTCACACTGAGCTTGTTGAAGTGCAACTATTTCCCTTCCTACGAAATCCTAATGGATGAATTACGCGACTATCGTTTTTATGCTGAAGATATGCTGCATCCAAACCAAACCGCGATAGATTATATTTGGATTCGCTTTTTCGAAAACTATATTTCAGAAGAAAACCATGCAACAATGGAAGAAGTTTGCAGCATCCAAAAAGCATTAGCACACCGACCTTTTAATCCCAATTCTGATAGCCATCAAAAATTCCTAAGCAATCTTAACGATAAGATTATCAGGCTTCAAGAAAAATTTCCGCACTTTCAATTTTAA
- a CDS encoding tetratricopeptide repeat-containing sensor histidine kinase: protein MTKQYILIFTLLCFSNGFSQEIQKILIKAFQSQDSSDYYFKVAKKSIKTTADEAQYYFCKNARCCDYNKLDSSVVYGEKAIKLLQNGGDFNSLMTVYNNIAKVYNKQGQYDKAISYSFNGLKIAEKENKEKWVGYWYTNLSLNYHDFESYKKGIYYGKKSLNYWLSKKKSSKESIWHALNAIAINYDDWEKPDSALYYHKKVFKYFKGKDTLEIPDTYNNIGNTLIKQKKYKEAKRWIESSRVINEINFKKSGQKKDALYYYDLATCYTNLARIAYETDDFTKAEKMFEIAHDAAKKSMSAEKLRDFYMSRSLFNKKRNNLQKTVEDQENYIKIRDSVFEKDRAKIFSELEAKYQNEKKEKLLQKSKAEIATRELEIKKKNMQFLILGMISLALLIIIYLVYRQQKLKNKQQEQEFELKSAIVKIENQSKLQEQRLQISRDLHDNIGSQLTFIISSVDNIKYAFELKNSKLDNKLSSISNFAKSTIVELRDTIWAMNNSEISLEDLQTRIHNFIEKAKEAKAEISFNFTIEKSLKNVIFTSIEGMNIYRTIQEAINNSIKYAAAKSIAIDAKRENEAVKITVKDDGKGFDEKAVESGYGLMNMQKRIAEIGGKFELQSNSNGTKINLFFNK, encoded by the coding sequence ATGACCAAACAGTATATTCTTATCTTCACCTTATTATGTTTCTCAAATGGATTTTCTCAGGAGATTCAGAAGATATTAATCAAAGCATTTCAATCTCAGGATTCTTCGGATTACTACTTTAAAGTAGCAAAAAAAAGCATCAAAACAACTGCGGATGAAGCCCAATATTATTTCTGTAAAAATGCACGCTGCTGCGACTACAACAAGTTAGACAGTTCAGTTGTGTATGGGGAAAAGGCGATAAAATTGCTGCAAAACGGTGGGGATTTTAATTCGCTTATGACGGTCTATAATAATATAGCCAAGGTTTACAATAAACAAGGACAGTATGACAAAGCAATCAGCTACAGTTTTAATGGGTTAAAAATAGCTGAAAAAGAAAACAAGGAAAAATGGGTTGGCTATTGGTATACAAATCTGTCATTAAATTATCATGATTTTGAGAGTTATAAAAAAGGAATTTATTACGGAAAAAAATCCCTGAATTATTGGCTAAGCAAAAAAAAAAGCAGCAAAGAAAGTATTTGGCATGCTTTAAACGCAATTGCGATAAATTATGATGACTGGGAAAAACCCGATAGTGCATTATATTACCATAAAAAGGTTTTTAAATATTTTAAAGGAAAAGATACGCTGGAGATTCCCGATACTTATAATAATATTGGGAACACTTTAATAAAACAGAAAAAATACAAGGAAGCGAAACGATGGATTGAATCTTCGAGGGTGATTAATGAAATAAATTTTAAAAAATCCGGACAAAAAAAAGATGCACTTTATTATTATGACCTTGCCACCTGTTATACCAATTTAGCCCGAATAGCCTATGAAACGGATGATTTTACCAAGGCAGAAAAAATGTTTGAAATAGCTCATGATGCTGCTAAAAAAAGCATGAGTGCAGAAAAACTTCGGGATTTTTATATGAGCCGAAGTTTGTTCAACAAGAAAAGAAATAACCTTCAAAAAACGGTTGAGGATCAGGAGAATTATATAAAAATAAGAGATTCTGTTTTTGAGAAAGACAGAGCCAAAATATTTTCAGAACTGGAAGCAAAATATCAAAATGAAAAGAAAGAAAAATTGCTCCAAAAGTCAAAAGCTGAAATCGCAACCCGGGAATTAGAAATCAAAAAGAAGAATATGCAGTTCCTGATTTTAGGAATGATTTCATTGGCATTGCTAATAATAATCTATTTGGTTTATCGCCAACAAAAACTAAAAAACAAGCAACAGGAACAGGAATTTGAACTCAAATCGGCTATTGTAAAAATTGAAAATCAAAGCAAACTGCAGGAACAACGACTTCAAATATCAAGAGATTTGCATGATAATATTGGGTCGCAACTCACCTTTATAATTTCGTCTGTCGATAATATTAAATATGCTTTTGAACTCAAAAATTCAAAACTTGACAACAAGCTTTCCAGCATCAGCAATTTTGCCAAGTCGACTATAGTAGAACTTCGCGACACCATTTGGGCGATGAATAACAGTGAAATTTCACTCGAAGATTTACAAACAAGAATTCATAATTTTATTGAAAAAGCCAAAGAAGCCAAGGCAGAAATCAGCTTTAATTTTACCATAGAAAAAAGTTTAAAAAATGTAATCTTTACTTCAATTGAAGGAATGAATATTTACAGAACCATACAGGAAGCCATCAATAACAGTATCAAATATGCAGCGGCTAAAAGTATTGCCATCGATGCAAAACGGGAGAATGAAGCTGTCAAAATCACTGTCAAAGATGACGGAAAAGGATTTGATGAAAAAGCTGTAGAAAGTGGCTACGGATTGATGAATATGCAAAAAAGAATTGCCGAAATCGGCGGGAAATTTGAACTGCAAAGCAACAGTAACGGAACCAAAATTAATTTGTTTTTTAATAAATAA